Proteins from a genomic interval of Ictalurus furcatus strain D&B chromosome 2, Billie_1.0, whole genome shotgun sequence:
- the adsl gene encoding adenylosuccinate lyase, producing MLFNSTLIASICLLPMYEAEDEFIKYRSPLVSRYASEEMAFNFSERKKFITWRKLWIYLAKSEKALGLSITDAQVSEMEAHVEDIDFAMAAEEERKLRHDVMAHVHTFAYCCPTAAPIIHLGATSCYVGDNTDLIMLRDGFNILLPKLARVIDRLANFAKKYADLPTLGFTHYQPAQLTTVGKRACLWLQDLVMDFRSLGRARDDLRFRGVKGTTGTQASFLQLFDGDHDKVEELERMVTEMAGFKSSYLVTGQTYSRKVDVDCLTVLASLGASVHKICTDIRLLANLKEIEEPFEKEQIGSSAMPYKRNPMRAERCCSLARHLMTLVFDPLQTASVQWLERTLDDSANRRISLPESFLTADIILSTLQNITEGLVVYPKVIERHIRQELPFMATENIIMAMVKAGGNRQDCHEKIRVLSQQAAAVVKQEGGDNDFLARVQADPYFAPILNQLDAILDPKTFIGRAPQQVARFLSEEVKPVLVKYKSEMDVKIELDI from the exons ATGTTGTTTAACTCTACGCTGATAGCCTCCATCTGTTTACTTCCCATGTATGAAGCCGAGGATGAGTTTATTAAGTATCGCTCTCCCCTGGTCTCCCGGTACGCCAGCGAGGAAATGGCTTTTAATTTcagtgagagaaaaaagttCATAACGTGGAGGAAGCTGTGGATCTACCTGGCGAAGTCAGAGAAG GCGCTGGGGCTGTCCATCACTGACGCTCAGGTTAGTGAGATGGAGGCTCACGTGGAGGACATTGACTTTGCCATGGCGGCTGAGGAGGAGCGCAAACTTCGGCATGATGTCATGGCTCACGTCCACACCTTCGCCTACTGCTGCCCCACTGCAGCTCCCATCATCCACCTGGGTGCTACCTCCTGTTACGTGGGAGACAACACA GATCTGATTATGCTCCGTGATGGATTCAACATCCTGTTGCCCAAG tTGGCCCGTGTTATTGATAGATTGGCTAACTTTGCGAAAAAATACGCTGACTTACCAACTCTGGGCTTCACCCACTACCA GCCAGCTCAGTTGACTACAGTGGGCAAGCGAGCGTGTTTGTGGCTGCAGGATCTGGTCATGGACTTTCGCAGCCTCGGGAGAGCTCGAGATGATCTACGTTTCCGAGGGGTGAAAGGTACCACAGGGACCCAAGCCAGCTTCCTGCAGCTCTTTGATGGGGATCATGATAAG GTGGAGGAACTGGAAAGAATGGTGACTGAGATGGCTGGATTTAAAAG ttcGTATTTAGTGACAGGACAGACATACAGCCGTAAAGTGGACGTTGACTGTCTGACTGTGCTGGCTAGCCTGGGAGCCTCTGTACACAAG ATTTGTACTGATATCCGTCTGCTGGCGAACCTGAAAGAGATTGAAGAACCATTTGAGAAAGAACAGATAG GTTCGAGCGCTATGCCATATAAGAGGAACCCGATGCGTGCAGAGCGCTGCTGTAGTCTCGCTCGTCACCTGATGACGCTGGTGTTTGATCCTCTGCAGACCGCCTCGGTGCAGTGGCTGGAAAGAACACTGGATGACAGTGCAAACAg gagaaTCTCTCTGCCTGAGTCCTTCCTCACAGCTGACATCATCCTCAGCACCCTACAGAATATCACTGAGGGCCTGGTGGTCTATCCTaag GTGATCGAGAGGCACATCCGTCAGGAGCTGCCCTTTATGGCTACTGAGAACATCATCATGGCCATGGTGAAGGCAGGAGGGAACAGGCAG GATTGCCATGAGAAGATCCGGGTGTTGTCTCAGCAGGCGGCGGCTGTGGTGAAGCAGGAAGGTGGAGATAATGACTTCTTGGCTCGAGTGCAGGCTGACCCTTACTTCGCTCCTATACTTAACCAGCTAGATGCCATACTGGACCCTAAAACCTTCATTGGCCGAGCACCACAACAG GTTGCCAGGTTTCTCTCTGAAGAGGTTAAACCTGTGCTTGTGAAATATAAGAGCGAGATGGATGTGAAGATTGAACTGGACATCTGA